From Phragmites australis chromosome 5, lpPhrAust1.1, whole genome shotgun sequence, a single genomic window includes:
- the LOC133919553 gene encoding uncharacterized protein LOC133919553 has translation MGLDALTAACCALPVLVSLLTVRFFYVLWRSGQPLSRPHAAGLRCLIVLGSGGHTAEIMNIVTALQKDRFTPRYYVAALTDNMSLKKAQFYEQSLIQSDGEMTINDAHFMQIYRSREVGQSYITSIATTLLATLHAMWLVIRIRPQVIFCNGPGTCFPLCVSAFVLKVFGLGWSSIFYIESIARVRKLSLSGLLLYKLRIADQFFVQWPQLQQKHPRAQYAGRLM, from the exons ATGGGGCTCGACGCCCTGACGGCCGCGTGCTGTGCCCTTCCGGTACTTGTCTCCTTGCTCACCGTCCGCTTCTTCTACGTGCTTTGGCGCAGCGGTCAACCGCTGTCGAGGCCTCACGCCGCAGGGTTGCGGTGTCTCATCGTCCTCGGGTCCG GAGGGCATACTGCAGAAATAATGAATATTGTAACAGCCCTTCAGAAGGATAGGTTCACGCCAAGGTACTATGTGGCTGCACTTACTGATAACATGAGTCTTAAAAAGGCACAGTTCTATGAGCAGTCACTGATTCAG AGTGATGGAGAGATGACCATCAATGACGCCCACTTCATGCAGATATACCGTAGTCGTGAAGTAGGCCAATCTTACATTACCTCCATTGCAACAACATTGCTTGCTACATTGCATGCTATGTGGCTAGTAATAAGAATCAGACCACAAGTG ATATTTTGCAATGGTCCAGGGACATGCTTCCCTCTGTGCGTCTCTGCTTTCGTTCTGAAG GTGTTTGGTTTGGGATGGTCCTCCATTTTCTACATTGAAAGCATTGCAAGAGTGAGGAAGCTTTCATTGAGCGGTTTACTGTTGTACAAGCTACGGATAGCTGATCAGTTCTTCGTGCAGTGGCCCCAGCTGCAGCAAAAACACCCTCGAGCACAGTACGCTGGCCGTTTAATGTGA